TTATGTACTAAAAGTAACTATAACACGtaatttttccttaaatttaATAAGTCTTTTCCCAGAAGAATCGTTACTTTTaggatttggaaaaaaaaaaaaaatcacttttaccTATTAATGGGTCTCTTGGTACGAAGACAAGTTATACAGAAATTATAATAAAGAGATTAGAATGTAGAAATTAGTAATAAATGAATTAATAATATATTAGTTATTTTTATCCGGTGTTTGATTCATTGCACTAAAATCGAATATACAAGATATCTTGATTTTTTGTCCTTTTGGTGCTTTATCCGTATAAATTATTCATAGGTaatatatttcatgtttttgatggtataaaataatacacCAATATACTTTAAATAATGCAAGAACTAGTTATACTCGATTCAAAAGataaatcaaatattgaataaAGTTATGAATAAAGTTATACCAGATTTATGCTATGATTATTTCAGCTATGTCCTTCAAGAGAAACAACCCCTAAGGATTATTCCTTCAAGGACCAAAATAATCCCACCCCCATAAATTAAGGATCAATTTGATCATTCGCACAAATGTCCCTATTTCGCGGTGCTCTTTAATTTTGGCtgctcaaatttgtggtctttaatttttgattcTCAACATTTTTGGCGTAGCATAATTTAGATTTCGCTTGACATAATTCACGTTTAGCTTCGACATAATGTATCGTAACATCCGCATAAATTATGCTAGACAAGGtaaaactttcaacactcaacataatctgaaaaacGACATAATTTTAGATTTCGCTTGGCATAATTTACGTTCAACTtcggcatatgtatcataacatccGCACAAATTATGCCCGACAAGTCAAAACTCTCAACACTCAACACAATATGAAAAGTACAAAAGTATGCACGCATAACAATTAACTTTGCTAATTAAACCGTAGCCATGCAAAAATTTAGTTTCCCGAAAGATAAAAAAATGTTACATAAATTTAAACTCACCCTTGTATccgaatatttttttaaattaagacTGTGTGGgggacaaaaaattaaataccataGATATGATgggccaaaattaaagaccaatgcgtTTAAAGGTCAATCCGTGCAAAAACTTGTCCAAACAACGTCTAAGAGAAACCCGAACCTAATTAGAGTCGGGTCAATAATAAAAGATCCGAGTGTCTCTTTCCGGGTCATCCAATATAGCACGGGTCTTTAGGGCTAATTTACCATCCGATAATACAAATTCTTCGAAGCCAGTTTTGCAACGCCCAATCgatcttcattttctcttcaaaaAAATGGGAGGTGGAGGAGAGCATTCTCATGGTGGAGATTTTAGGACTAAGGTATGGAGTATGAGTGGCGGGCCTTACTGTAGACCCCTTCATTGGAAGCGAAATACCGCTCTTGCCCTTGCCGGTATCGTACTTGTATGCATTCCTGTTGCCTTGAAATCTGCCGAGCTTGAGGTCAGTATCGTCTCAAAATGTGATCTGATATGTATTGAATGATAGGTGGTTGtaatttggaaattgaataGCTTAAGTGTTATTCTGGTAATATATGTGTGAACTTGTTGAATTCAGACTAAGGGTTTAGATTTGTCGTGTGGATTGATTTATGTTTAACTTCCATTACTTTGATTTGATGTAATTGACTCTCCTATTTTTTCTTTAGATTTGATGGGGTCTGGGGAAGGTAgcgtgtatgcagaccttattCCTATCTTGTGACGGGTAGAGAGTCTGTTTCCAAAAGAGAGATTGAACAAACAGCAGTAATAGCAGCAAGATAATAAGATAACGGAGTGAATGAAACAATCAGGTAGTGCTATGAATCTATGCATAAGAAAACGTAACAAAGATACTAATACTCCTAGTCCGGAAAAGAAATCC
The DNA window shown above is from Lycium ferocissimum isolate CSIRO_LF1 unplaced genomic scaffold, AGI_CSIRO_Lferr_CH_V1 ctg1076, whole genome shotgun sequence and carries:
- the LOC132041573 gene encoding uncharacterized protein LOC132041573 gives rise to the protein MGGGGEHSHGGDFRTKVWSMSGGPYCRPLHWKRNTALALAGIVLVCIPVALKSAELEQRPHLPVRPIPSQLWCKNFGTKDY